A genomic region of Elaeis guineensis isolate ETL-2024a chromosome 9, EG11, whole genome shotgun sequence contains the following coding sequences:
- the LOC105035702 gene encoding LOW QUALITY PROTEIN: glycine-rich RNA-binding protein 4, mitochondrial (The sequence of the model RefSeq protein was modified relative to this genomic sequence to represent the inferred CDS: inserted 1 base in 1 codon), translated as MHRTQIQYGTRFSLAKPIRRLKPLNLILPLPLEEMAFCGKVSSLIRQSVLKISVPSGPLPSMHMLSAIRSFTSTRLFIGGLSFGIDDQTLKEAFSSFGNVTEARVILDRDTGRSRGXGFVNFESDEDASAAMSSMDGQELNGRTIRISYANSDRQPARFGDYSGRSNRGFQGNGDS; from the exons ATGCATCGTACGCAAATCCAGTACGGGACTCGATTTTCTCTGGCCAAACCGATTCGGCGCCTTAAACCCCTCAACCTAATCCTTCCCCTCCCTCTGGAG GAGATGGCATTTTGTGGCAAAGTTTCAAGCTTGATTAGGCAAAGTGTTTTGAAAATTTCTGTCCCATCTGGACCTCTTCCGTCAATGCACATGCTCAGTGCTATCCGCAGTTTTACATCTACAAGACTCTTCATTGGAG GTCTTTCATTTGGAATTGATGATCAAACACTAAAGGAGGCATTTAGCAGTTTTGGGAATGTAACTGAAG CACGGGTTATCCTGGACAGAGACACTGGCAGGTCCAGGG TTGGGTTTGTGAATTTCGAAAGTGATGAAGATGCCAGCGCAGCTATGTCTAGCATGGATGGTCAG GAACTGAATGGAAGGACCATTCGCATAAGCTATGCTAATAGTGATAGACAACCAGCTCGTTTTGGTGATTACAGTGGCAGGAGCAATAGAGGGTTTCAAGGGAATGGGGATTCATAG